From Flavobacterium sp. 102, a single genomic window includes:
- a CDS encoding helix-turn-helix domain-containing protein codes for MSRKIKYDIDFKKSIVEKVINGKSGCKSIAIEFSLQHGMVRRWVSFYHKYGIEGLKPIKNSYSAEFKLKAINEMRNKYLSLSETCILFKIPSIGSLMKWIAIYDSEGSAGLALERRGKHKAMPKKSKKALTREEELLEELADLKAENAYLKKLHALVQSEKEKEEKRKSSKN; via the coding sequence ATGAGTAGAAAAATCAAGTATGACATTGACTTCAAGAAGTCAATCGTTGAGAAAGTTATTAATGGAAAATCTGGTTGTAAGTCAATAGCGATTGAGTTTTCCTTGCAACATGGTATGGTTAGGCGTTGGGTTTCTTTTTACCACAAGTATGGTATTGAAGGACTTAAACCAATAAAAAACAGCTATTCTGCTGAGTTTAAACTAAAGGCTATTAATGAGATGAGAAATAAATACTTATCTTTATCTGAAACCTGTATCCTTTTTAAAATTCCTAGTATTGGTTCTTTGATGAAATGGATAGCGATTTATGATAGTGAGGGTTCAGCAGGTTTAGCATTAGAAAGAAGAGGAAAACATAAAGCTATGCCTAAAAAATCTAAAAAAGCCTTAACCCGAGAGGAAGAACTACTGGAAGAGTTAGCCGATTTAAAGGCAGAGAATGCCTATCTAAAAAAGCTTCATGCCTTAGTTCAATCAGAAAAAGAGAAAGAAGAAAAACGCAAATCATCCAAGAACTAA
- a CDS encoding response regulator encodes MKFNNLFVVDDDKVHHFIIKKLLEKNNIQVNPCFFENGLDALSDLKAKLNETENLPDLILLDINMPVLDGWQFLEEFSEIRKNVLKEITIYVVSSSEDYFNSDKLEQFKSLIAEYYVKPMTGDVIKKIFT; translated from the coding sequence ATGAAGTTCAACAACCTATTTGTTGTGGATGATGATAAGGTACACCACTTTATTATCAAGAAGTTGCTCGAAAAAAATAATATTCAGGTCAATCCATGTTTTTTTGAGAATGGACTAGATGCCTTGAGCGATTTAAAAGCCAAACTTAATGAAACCGAAAACCTTCCTGATTTAATCTTATTGGATATTAATATGCCTGTTCTCGATGGTTGGCAATTTTTGGAGGAATTTAGTGAAATAAGAAAAAATGTCTTAAAAGAAATCACCATTTATGTTGTAAGTTCTTCTGAAGATTATTTCAATTCTGATAAACTCGAACAATTTAAGAGTTTAATTGCGGAATATTATGTGAAGCCGATGACTGGCGATGTGATTAAAAAGATATTTACCTAA
- the xerD gene encoding site-specific tyrosine recombinase XerD — translation MNWNSYIKSFQSYLKIERGLSKNTVANYTFDLERLCAFLSAANINVSPEKIKEETIQQFIYEISKEVNARSQARIISGLKSFFTYLIFEDFRSDNPMELIEAPRIGRKLPDTLSVEDIDNLIGAIDLATPEGERNRAMLETLYGCGLRVSEIITLKISDLFFEEGFIKITGKGNKQRFVPIAQSTQKFIGLYKQSIRNHMVVAKGFEDTLFLNRRGKQLTRAMVFTIIKTLAVKINLVKNISPHTLRHSFATHLLENGADLRSIQMMLGHESITTTEIYVHLDRRHLTQIINTFHPRKA, via the coding sequence ATGAACTGGAACAGCTATATCAAGAGTTTTCAATCTTATTTAAAAATTGAAAGAGGCTTGTCAAAAAATACAGTGGCCAATTATACTTTTGATTTGGAAAGATTGTGCGCTTTTTTAAGTGCTGCTAATATCAATGTTTCTCCCGAAAAAATTAAGGAAGAAACCATTCAACAGTTTATTTATGAAATCTCTAAAGAAGTCAATGCGCGTTCGCAAGCCCGAATAATTTCAGGATTAAAGAGCTTTTTTACGTATTTAATTTTTGAAGATTTTCGTTCTGACAATCCGATGGAATTGATTGAAGCCCCAAGAATAGGCAGAAAATTACCGGATACCTTATCAGTGGAAGACATTGATAATTTAATTGGTGCCATAGATTTGGCCACGCCCGAAGGTGAACGCAACAGAGCGATGCTCGAAACTTTATATGGATGTGGCTTGCGTGTTTCCGAAATAATTACTTTGAAGATATCTGACTTGTTTTTTGAAGAAGGCTTTATTAAAATTACAGGTAAAGGCAACAAACAGCGATTTGTTCCGATAGCCCAATCTACCCAAAAGTTTATCGGACTCTATAAGCAATCAATTAGAAATCATATGGTTGTTGCTAAAGGTTTTGAAGATACTTTGTTTTTAAATCGAAGAGGCAAACAACTTACGAGAGCTATGGTTTTTACTATTATAAAAACTTTAGCCGTTAAAATCAATTTAGTTAAAAATATAAGTCCACATACTTTAAGACATTCTTTTGCTACCCATTTACTTGAGAATGGTGCTGATTTACGTTCGATTCAAATGATGCTTGGTCATGAGTCAATTACGACGACTGAAATCTATGTTCACTTGGATAGGAGACATTTAACACAAATCATCAATACATTTCATCCGAGAAAAGCGTAG
- a CDS encoding porin family protein: MKKVLLTMAAVFAFSFANAQDKGGSSDMRFGVKAGYANTNFGGDADTDAASNFYLGGLVDFTISEKFHVQPELLYSMEGADNPETGLNFVRIPVMAKYYIMEGLNLQAGPQFGFVAGGDAIKDSLKSFDYGLGIGAGYELESGLFFDARYNLGLADLNDTGGDAKISTNSFNVGLGYRF, translated from the coding sequence ATGAAAAAAGTTTTATTAACTATGGCTGCTGTATTTGCATTTTCTTTTGCAAATGCACAAGACAAAGGTGGTTCAAGCGACATGAGATTTGGTGTTAAAGCTGGTTATGCCAACACTAACTTTGGTGGAGATGCAGATACTGATGCTGCTTCAAACTTCTACTTAGGTGGTTTAGTAGATTTTACTATTTCTGAGAAATTCCACGTTCAACCAGAGTTATTATACTCTATGGAGGGTGCTGATAACCCAGAGACTGGATTAAATTTCGTTAGAATACCGGTTATGGCTAAGTATTACATAATGGAAGGTTTAAATCTTCAAGCTGGACCTCAATTTGGTTTTGTTGCAGGAGGAGATGCTATCAAAGATTCATTGAAATCATTTGATTATGGTTTAGGAATCGGTGCCGGTTATGAATTGGAGTCAGGATTATTCTTTGATGCTAGATATAACCTAGGTTTAGCTGATTTGAACGATACTGGAGGTGATGCTAAAATTTCTACAAATTCATTTAATGTTGGTTTAGGATACAGATTCTAA
- a CDS encoding outer membrane beta-barrel protein, producing the protein MKKIILTVAAICAFGFANAQDKKESSEGFAKGDLYLSGTFNFSSEKTGDFKTDSFTVAPGLGYFISDNLAIEGSLGFTSGKDVVDIFNDGDLYEVKNSGFGINAGVKYFWTPASKFSLSVGGNISYASVKSEVDGLGESTSKIIGVNVPVGLHYFVSDSFAITTSWGGFGYSSNDNGGDGAEKTTGFELGLDMSTVSFGLLYKL; encoded by the coding sequence ATGAAAAAAATTATTTTAACTGTTGCTGCAATATGCGCTTTTGGGTTTGCTAATGCACAAGACAAAAAAGAAAGTTCAGAAGGATTTGCTAAAGGAGATTTGTACCTTTCAGGTACTTTCAACTTTTCAAGTGAAAAAACTGGAGATTTTAAAACTGACTCTTTCACAGTTGCTCCAGGTTTAGGTTATTTCATTTCTGATAACTTAGCTATTGAAGGATCGTTAGGGTTTACATCAGGAAAAGATGTAGTTGATATTTTTAATGATGGAGATTTGTACGAAGTTAAAAATTCTGGTTTTGGTATCAATGCTGGAGTAAAATACTTCTGGACACCTGCAAGTAAATTCTCTCTTTCTGTTGGTGGAAACATCTCTTATGCTTCAGTTAAATCAGAAGTTGATGGATTAGGTGAAAGTACTTCAAAAATCATTGGTGTTAATGTTCCTGTAGGTTTACATTATTTTGTTTCTGATAGTTTTGCAATCACTACTTCTTGGGGTGGTTTTGGTTATTCATCTAACGATAACGGAGGTGATGGAGCTGAAAAAACTACTGGATTTGAATTAGGTCTTGATATGTCAACTGTTAGCTTTGGTTTACTTTACAAGCTTTAA
- the aroQ gene encoding type II 3-dehydroquinate dehydratase, with the protein MKIIIINGPNLNLLGKREPEIYGNKTFENYFEELKSKYTMIDLDYFQSNIEGELIDKIQDTGFTYDGIILNAAAYTHTSVGIGDAVKAIITPVIEVHISNTFARETFRHQSFISPNAKGIIIGFGLKSYELALQSFL; encoded by the coding sequence ATGAAAATTATAATAATAAATGGACCAAACCTCAACCTATTAGGAAAACGCGAACCGGAAATATATGGAAACAAGACCTTCGAAAACTATTTTGAAGAATTGAAAAGTAAATACACTATGATCGATTTGGACTATTTTCAAAGTAATATTGAAGGCGAGCTCATCGATAAAATTCAGGATACAGGTTTTACCTATGACGGCATTATTCTCAATGCGGCAGCTTACACACATACATCGGTTGGTATAGGCGATGCTGTTAAAGCTATCATAACACCGGTAATCGAAGTACACATTTCTAATACATTTGCTCGAGAAACTTTTCGCCATCAATCTTTTATTTCTCCAAATGCTAAAGGAATTATCATTGGTTTCGGGTTAAAAAGTTACGAATTGGCTTTGCAATCATTCTTATAA